One region of Citrus sinensis cultivar Valencia sweet orange chromosome 6, DVS_A1.0, whole genome shotgun sequence genomic DNA includes:
- the LOC107177554 gene encoding uncharacterized protein LOC107177554, whose amino-acid sequence MARPVIDLPKQNLQFRSTPFSLLFALIAVLSVFSLVTFLCASHRRAKNSLKAEKEGMSSQPSSEMRLLTKLNSNISGKAHHLVKLISWKKVQVEDEDDDAVWRRTIMRGERCRPLDFSGKIEYDSEGNLLPDS is encoded by the coding sequence atgGCAAGGCCAGTTATTGACCTCCCCAAGCAAAATCTTCAATTTCGGTCGACACCCTTTTCCTTGCTCTTTGCTCTAATCGCTGTCTTGTCTGTGTTTTCTTTGGTTACATTTCTCTGTGCTTCTCATCGCAGAGCAAAGAACTCTCTCAAAGCTGAAAAGGAAGGAATGAGTTCCCAGCCATCCAGTGAGATGAGGCTTCTTACGAAACTGAACAGTAATATTAGCGGCAAAGCTCATCATTTAGTGAAGTTGATCTCATGGAAGAAAGTGCAAgtagaagatgaagatgatgacgCCGTCTGGAGAAGAACGATCATGAGGGGAGAAAGGTGTCGGCCTTTAGATTTTTCCGGGAAAATTGAGTATGATTCTGAAGGAAATCTGTTGCCTGACTCTTGA
- the LOC102609580 gene encoding uncharacterized protein At1g66480, which translates to MGNTIGGRRKAKVMKIDGETIKLKTPIQASEVVKDYPGYVLLDSEAVKHFGIRAKPLEPRQQLKPKKVYFLVELPKLPDEEKITRRVRSGIQMSAKDRLECLMLSRRAVSDLTAVNVRSSHGSEVARGPGTGQMRVKMRLPRAQVEKLMEESANDGEVAEKIVDLYVEKSGGGGGGGRCYSGELRPEEEWKAGQGGVRRDFKARENKRVSFVPTEEEIHLNVASQ; encoded by the exons ATGGGGAACACAATAGGTGGAAGAAGGAAAGCAAAAGTGATGAAGATTGATGgagaaacaataaaattaaagactcCAATTCAGGCTAGTGAAGTTGTTAAAGACTACCCAGGTTATGTTCTATTGGATTCAGAAGCTGTGAAGCATTTTGGCATTAGGGCAAAACCCTTGGAGCCACGGCAACAACTTAAGCCCAAGAAAGTATATTTCTTGGTGGAGCTGCCCAAGCTTCCTGATGAGGAAAAGATCACGAGAAGAGTGCGTTCTGGGATTCAGATGAGCGCTAAGGACAGGCTCGAGTGCTTGATGCTGTCAAGGAGGGCGGTTTCGGATCTTACTGCGGTTAATGTAAGGTCGAGCCACGGCAGTGAGGTGGCACGGGGACCGGGGACGGGTCAGATGAGGGTCAAAATGAGGCTGCCTAGGGCTCAAGTTGAGAAGTTGATGGAAGAGAGTGCAAATGATGGAGAGGTGGCTGAAAAGATTGTTGATCTTTATGTGGAAAAATCCGGTGGAGGCGGCGGCGGCGGACGTTGCTACAGTGGTGAGCTTCGGCCGGAGGAGGAATGGAAGGCGGGTCAAGGTGGCGTCAGAAGAGATTTTAAGGCGCGTGAG AATAAGCGAGTAAGTTTTGTCCCCACGGAAGAAGAAATTCATTTAAATGTGGCCTCGCAATAG